The Pontibacter korlensis sequence CCCGAAAACTTCGTTGCCAAGCACCAGCGCATACTTCTGCCCCGGCTCTGGTGCAAACTCATTCAGCATTATACTTCGCTCTGCCTGCTCCACCGAACCCACGTGGTAACCCTGCGCCTTCAGTTCCTGCACCAGTGCAAGCGTTTCCGGCACATGTTCCCACTCTACAGACTCAGTTGCACCCAATGCTGTCTTTTCGATATCGCGGTGCGGCGGTTTACCGGTAATGCCGCACAGATATACTTTTTCGGCCATAAAGGCATCGGCGGTGCGGAAAACAGAACCCACGTTATTGAGGCTACGCACATTGTCGAGCACCAAGACTAACGGTATTTTTTTCTTATTTTTGAATTCTTCAACCGAGTCACGGTTGAGGTCGTCCATCGAAAGTTTACGCATGATTTTTAGACGCTAGACTTTAGACATAAGACACAAGACCTTTTGCCCCAGCGCTGCTGCAAAGGTCAGGCGGTTTTGGGCAAAAGTCAAACCAGGGCTGAAATGTTAGACCTCCGAACGGTTATGACAAAAATTCGGACCAAGGGAGGAAGCGGTTGCTATGTGCATCAATGACGATTTTTTGTTTGAGCGTTCAGCGAGTTCATAATCGTTTTGATTCTTTTGCTTCCTTTTCTCATCAAGGAGAAAAGGAAGGTCTAGCCGGCGAGGCGAGAAGCTGGCAAACAGTTGTAAGCTTTTGTTGTAACAAGTACATGTTGCGCAGAAGCAAATTTAAAATTCTCAGAAAGTATAATTCGTGATGCAACAGCATTTGCCAAAGTATAAAACAGTATGAAAGGAGGAGATAAAGGCACAGTAACGCCACTGATGAAGCAATACAACGCCATAAAGGCGAAGCATCCAGGGGCGCTGCTGCTGTTTAGGGTAGGGGACTTTTACGAAACCTTTGGCGAAGACGCCATTAAGGCAAGTAAAATTCTGGACATCGTACTGACAAAACGTGGAAACGGTTCGGCCTCTGAAACGGCGCTGGCTGGTTTTCCGCATCACTCTCTTGATACCTACCTGCCTAAGCTGGTACGTGCCGGCGAGCGCGTAGCCATCTGCGATCAGCTCGAAGACCCGAAAACAGTGAAGGGTATTGTGAAGCGCGGTGTAACGGAATTGGTAACGCCGGGCGTGTCATTCAACGATCAGGTGCTGGAGAAGCGTAGCAACAACTACCTGGCTGCCGTGCACTTTGGCAAGACCGAGACGGGCATCTCTTTTCTGGATGTCTCCACAGGGGAGTTTATCACGGCTCAGGGCGATAAAAACTATATTGGGAAGCTACTGCAGAGCCTTGCTCCGGCGGAGGTGCTGTTCTGCAAGCGCGAGAAAGAGACCTTTACCGAGCGTTACGGTCCA is a genomic window containing:
- a CDS encoding RNA methyltransferase; the protein is MRKLSMDDLNRDSVEEFKNKKKIPLVLVLDNVRSLNNVGSVFRTADAFMAEKVYLCGITGKPPHRDIEKTALGATESVEWEHVPETLALVQELKAQGYHVGSVEQAERSIMLNEFAPEPGQKYALVLGNEVFGVEQEVINESDFVLEIPQFGTKHSLNISVATGVVVWDFLSKTLSQQV